A stretch of DNA from Polyodon spathula isolate WHYD16114869_AA chromosome 20, ASM1765450v1, whole genome shotgun sequence:
AGAGTGCCTTCTGTCTCGGGCAGTGTTGCTCCTCGTAATATGATGAGTAGACCCCATGCTGACCCTGGGACCCCCGATATGTGACCCCTCTGCTTTCTCCAGGTACACCAGACCCTGGTTATGACTGCTAAAGGAGACTCGATTCACACAGACTTTACCTCATAAGtgttttttcagatttgttttgtgaaacaaacaagtatcTAATGTTACAGAAGTACAGAAAATAACTGCAAGATGCCAGCAGGAACtcctaaaatgtatatttatttgaagcaacctcaacatttttatttttagcagaaaAAAATGGTGTGAATTTAGCCCATCTTATCTGGGGATAGAAGCAGTGATTAATTAGAGAGGTGAATAACAgcataattttaaatgtttgtggaatGATGATATACGCAATGTgaaagtggctcctattttccCAATAAAACCATTCCAGCTTAATTGATAGGGTAATTTCAGTTCATAAGTACCACCCCACCACAGGTCACCAGACTTGAAGTAGCCAATTGGAGTGGTTTCTCTCTGAAATgcacagtttaaaatacaaatatgttcaGGAGGAAATCTTTTTAAATTACCAGCAAGTTGTAAACAATAGAACTCTGCaggtttgtaataataataataatgacaacaacaATCATACCCTTCATTTAAAAGATGGTATGGTCATGGCTTCCATTTGCTTGGCTCCTGGCTACAGCACTGTAATAATACATAAAGTCTACGATCCAGTTGTAATTGGAAGCATACCTATCACATGTGCAGAGCTAGTCAGTAGGAACTATCCTTTTCCTTGCATGTGCCGAATATTCcagagtttgtgtttgtgttgcagtgctCTGGACCGCACAGGGAAACGTCTTGACTATAAACTCCACAGACACTACCATTGGGAGGAACAGTGGGATATTCTGGGCTCTCCTGCAGTTCAGGTAATAGCTAGTGATGATTCGCAGTTTCTCACTTCAGGAAACCTGGTGTAACACGTGTGTGTTCTCTTTGAAGAGTGTTGAGCAAATGGCCTTTTTTCTGACACCTTGCCCATTAGGGATGGGAAAGTATGAAATTttcacggtatgataaccgttaaaaaaaaataccatggtaaccttaatatcacggtatacagtacatcatgcaagttatcaaataaaggctcaaaataATAAAGGCTAATGTAAATAAgttaaattaccgtaattcacaaaaataaaaccaacaaaacacacttcctttcatggaatgatttaaacatttggtatttagtattttactatgcccaATAACttggtagggtttttttttttttttttataaagacaatcagaataattaaaaaaaaaaatgaaaaaaactaaagttgtacactctcaatgtttgACTACAACAGCGTTAAGatctatttgctcaaaatgacgtggtgctgtagtttgtattttaacgtataaaataaataaacaaataaatactttgtttagctgattgTAAACTGAATTGCTAAACgatcggtcttttgcttaaaacagaaacatgtaccacaggttattattgaAGAGCAaagatgagttgtttattttttcaaccggataaataaaatatgtatagcaaaaaaaaaaaaaaaaaagtattttaatagtaAAACGTGTTAttgatttacatttacgacatcgcacaagtaagcttccaatgattattacacatgtcgagtttgtaaaaaaaaaaaaaaaaaaaaaaaaaaaaaaaaagaagatttcttcacttacctaaggaattggaatactgttacaacaaGTTTAAACAAAGCAAGTAGGCTaccctgctgcagtcgcgggtatgtgcttgtttttgtttgagacatCGGTCGTgtactcaaaaaaacaaacaacataatgtactaaatccgtgataagtgatgtattattttacaacaaagttaatgttactctattacattaaactgacttcataatccagacaaatgtaaaaatagcatgttgaaaatgtgtgctacgctgaaggtttggagaaggcgtttctctaaaagctgcgtgtgacgtcagaaatacagcagccaagagcagccggcgcagcgagctctgggtaacagaacgcagcaattgaaacgtgtgtTCTGTGTCGTTGACGgattccttcaaaaccattatcaaaatactgtATCAGATCAGAAAAGAtattcctcagacactttgctaaggctgcaaatACCGTCGCTTGATTTTGAAGAAGCGttttttgcagttgaaaaaatttGTTAACCGGTatataaccgaattacgataattgaGGTTTAGAATGAAAGCAactgtattaataccgtaatgtacctaaaccgcgttAAACCGAAAAACTGGTATACCGAGCCATCCATATTGCCTATATGAGAAATACAGTGCTGATCCTCTACAGTGTTTGTTGCATATTTATTCAAGTACAGTACTTCAAATTGACTTCTAGTTTCTAAGCAGTTTTACATTGGTTCTTTCTCTTCCTTTTACAGCCTGTTCTTTGGGaacctttatatatattttgcttgGCACGGCAAAGCCCACATTTCAGGTATGTTTAAGTGACTTATTTTCCTGCAATGTCACACTTATCTTCACAATGCATCCTTCTTGTTGCTTGAATTTTCTTTcagcattttctgtttcagtcacttTTGGTGACTTCTTAAACTCCAAGTGCAGCTGTTCAATCATGTTGTAAATGTTAATGTGTGCCCCTGCAACAcgtctgcccctagtggatgtaagcaATACCATACTTACTCGGCGTGGTATTTCTTACTTGTTACGTCTGCAGACGACAGCCCTACAGCATGGTGGCTGGGGGCACATTAACAAACAGCTTCATTCCCTCACAGTATTTGATTCATCAAAATGAAGGATCTCAACACAACAGatgatttaatttgaaatgatgtacatttaaaaaatgagcacTACCACTGCACACCCTTAATATACCACTAGTGGGCATTGTGGTCTTGTTACAGAAATTACACCTTGCCCAAAATGCTGGTGCCTTTATCAGACATGCCAAATATCCATGGGTGAAATTATTGTAATGATgattaagaaaacattttaacacagacaaaaaaaaaaaaatgtgaaatgcatTATCAGTAGTAAGTAGttaccacatttttaaaaaggcttgTTTGGGTTAcagttaataattaaatatttttattaaaaaaagttgttttttgagTATTTGTACAGCCctaataaatctctctctctctctctctctctctctctctctctctctctctctctctgtctcagaatGGGACACCAGGAGAGTCTTTATCTCCCTGACAGTCATCAGTCTTGTGGGCAGCTTCCTGTTCTTCCTGATACGGAGGCCAGAGCTGGAGAGCGTGGCTCCTGAGGGGACTGAGGCCCTCCTGCAGGCTGACCTGGGGGAcagcagcagtggcagcaccaccCCGTGAGTCTGACTCCTTACTGCACCGCCCATGCCTCTGTGTTTATACCACACAGGGCTTGGATCTTTCACCAATTGAGACCGAAGCTTCATGTGTGTGCTTCAGACTTAATCGGCAGCAGACAGAGATCTAAGAACAGAATAAATAGGACGTTGGCAgaaggttctaagcaattcccaagAACGATCTTTATTACCAGAGAAAGAAAAATGATCAAATACCATCTTCATGCTATGATGGAAGCAATTCCAACTCGTATGATAAATTTTGGACTGTAAAGTTAAAAGCCTTCTGTTCTTTCCTTTTGCAGAAAATGGGACACTACACATTGCACATTGAGTTCTatatttattaacttattttctttatattagacaaaaacaaattattccgtgtaaattatttttgttcataaaaGTTCTAGGTGTTGCTAAAGTGTCCatctttttgtatttacagtatttagtcCATTGTATCTGCAGAACAAATGTAATTGGtcctttgtgttttaaatgtgaaacaataACATGTTCTACAGCATTAGTAGCTTATAAGCTTGGCCACTGAAGGCTATAACTTGGGAATGCTTTTTTAACTAATTCAAATCATAATGTCTGTCACTTCTACTAAACAATCATACAATTCATTCTTAGTTGTAATTAATTGTGGATTTGGAGATTTATGAAGCTAAGACTCTGAACCAATGTCAGTGCAAGCACTTCAAAAAGCACCTTGATTTGGCTTGGCTGTTGGAAAGTTTCTTGACTGACTGTTTTTGTTCTTGTAGGTTAGCACAAGGAAGGAGTGCGCAAGCCCTGGATGCATTCAGTAAGTAGTAACTTCTTCAATGTGCAAATCTGTATAGAGAGGTatctcagaaaaaaacatatgtatcTAACTTCATTGTATCTCAAACACTCGGAACAGCGGTTTGTGTGGGGGCAGGAAGCAGAAATCCATGTATAGCTGGCGGAATGTGTTCTTGTAAATGTGTATATAGTTAAACCCTTTATACCTTAGTTTACATTTCTCAGTGAACTACCCTCTTGAGCATTCCATAAGATCCTCTATTGCTGTTGTTTACCAGGCTTGCTAACTATTCCAGAAAACAAAATGCCTGTAAAGGGTTTTTAGAAATGACTGCCAGAGGTGTGCAACTGTAGTAGTATTTTACTCCTGCAACTATGGCAACTGTGAGTTAGCAAAGTGCAAATCACCATAGAAAGCTtcatgcaaacccaacacaggcATTACAGTGAGTCCGCTCTATTTGAAATCCTTTTAAAAGGGATCGTTGTTTTATTACATCGAGCTGAAGTGCCCACTTGTATGCTGGACAGAAGCCTGAATTGAAACCATCATTGTTATTCGTCCATATCACCTGGAGTGATCTGAGTCTTAAAAGCAAGTGGTTGAAGTACAAAccatatcttattattattattattattattattattattattatttaacagtttttAGGCTCACTTACACTGCTGGCCCAGTTATTGTGTAGTGAACAAGACCCTATAATGTGTGCAAATAAACCAGGCatctttttataaatattttaaagcttGTAAAAAATGACACCGCCTGGACCCCCTTCCTCAATGTCCAGCATGTGTACTGGACGTCCTTCCTCAATGTCCAGCATGTGTACTGGACGTCCTTCCTCAATGTCCAGCATGTGTACTGGACGTCCTTCCTCAATGCCCAGCATGTGTAACGCACCACGGGGGTGAGCGGTGTCAGTCATCTGATTGGTggtgtgtttgctgttttaacAGAGAAAGCTGTCCAGCTGTCTGGAACAAAGGAGATGCTGCTGCTGAGTATCTCCATTGCATACACAGGTAAGCTGTGCTCAACGTGCCTACAATTTCTTTTTGCATTTAGAATGCTAACCAaggtttaaaaatcaattttctagCAACGTTACTGATTGTGCTGAAGACCTTTTAGTTTTGGTTGCATTTATCCAGCTAGTGTAGaagtttaaaatacagtgctATTGATAATTGGTACCCAGTTACTTCatctgctgtaggtcacatggtccgATTACAGTTAGAACACTGAAGTAAATGTGCCCCACCAACTGAAAGTGATTAGGTTTCCAGATGCAGCAACAGCATTTCATCTATTtatctgcattaaaataaaacaagcaagcagAGTTAGACAGATACTTTCCCAGGGTGGGGCCTCTTCTCCAGGGTTGGTTACAGCCGTTGTTCAGATTTGATGGGTATGCTGTACAGTGACATTGACTGGATTGCATTGTATTTCTGGTTGGGTAATTGCTGATTTATCCTGTCTTCTGGCAGGTCTGGAGCTCACCTTCTACAGTGGGGTGTACGGGACCTGCATCGGGGCCATGAACCAGTTCGGAGACGATGCCAAGAGTCTCATCGGACTCTCAGGCATTTTCATAGGCGTGGGAGAGATCCTGGGTGAGTGATCGGCACAAGGCCTGTGTCCTGCAGGACCAAGCTGATACCTGTCCAtgctccacccccccaccccccctttcctgttccctccttctctccctcccatgtcctgttctctctctctctctctctcctcccttcccTATCTTGTCCTGTCCTGTCCCCTCTCTCTCACCAGTCCTTCCCCTGTGTGTGCAGGAGGGGGCGTGTTTGGCATGCTCAACACATGCAGTCGTTTCGGGAGGAACCCTGTGGTGCTGCTGGGGCTGCTGACTCACTTCGTGGCGTTCTTCCTCATCTTCCTGAACATTGCAGATGACGCACCCATCGCCCCCGAGCAGGGCACTGACCTGCAGGCCTTCATGTTCCCCAGGTAGCTTTCTGTTCAGCAGGGCTAATCGACAGGGAATGGACAGAAAACAATGTGCATATCAACAGTCTGTACAGAATACAGACTAAGAAACGGCAGTGAATAGTACTATTTAAGAccattaatcttttctttttcagtgtcttcagaaAGATTTCTCGTCAATGTTTGTAATCGAAGTTTCTTTAAGTACTTCTGTAtgtagcactattgagtgttaaTAGCTGGGGTTGGTTTTTAATTCAGTGTGGAGGTGGCGCTGCTGTGCAGCTTCCTGTTGGGTCTGGGTGACAGCTGCTTCAACACTCAGCTCCTCAGCATCGtgggcttcatgttccctcaggaCAGCGCGCCTGCCTTCGCCGTCTTCAAATTCATACAGGTGAGGGAGAGACAGCCTGATAGACCTTGATTACCCAAACTTCCATTCTTTAAACACCTCTGTTACCCTGCCCTCTTGTGTGCATACTCTTCTGCCCCTTTGTCATAAAGAGAGTGCGCTATCCCTGATATTCACTGTGCTGTTCAGGACTGTATGATACATATTTAAAGGCACAGGGGTTGTATTGTAGTTATTTCTGGTGATTACTGAACATTTCGCAGACAATCCTGGATCAAAATAGTTCATTGTGTTCTATCCATATTCAAATTgatcagtttcttttagtattactacatacaCCACCATAGACTGTTTTATAGTCTAGGTGAGGATTGTATTTAACCCACATTTCTACTCCAGAGCTGCTTGGCTGCATAATCTTTTCTCTTATAGAGTTTctgtgcaataatttcaattGGTAAAAGAGCTGTCTAGtaacatttaaaattgtaaaactgtAGTAACGCACATCTGTGTGATTCGTAATGGGCACAACTTTTGGCCTTTGGCTTGAAACCACCTAAATTATAATAGAAAAGCATCCAGTGTCATTCatttatataatgctttatttgatctctttttttatattttaatcatttcaatcacaacacaaacagaaataaaagttgCTGCAGCTTTCTGGTACGAAATCACTTCCTGAGCTGTAGGTCAGCATTATTCCAATAATCTAAAAGTTCACAGATGTTTCTCGGTTCCCACTTCCTTTACAGGAGATTACTCTGATTGGTATTTCTGTCCCTCTGTGTTTTAGTCCATCAGTGCAGCAGTTGCCTTCTTCTACAGTAACTACCTCCTGCTGCACTGGCAGCTGCTGATCATGGTGCTGACAGGGTTCCTGGGGACGCTTGCCTTCTTCGCAGCGGAGCGGGTTGTCACAGCCAAACGCCACGACTCTGATTACGACAGCATCTGAGCAGGCGTGGGGGCAAGCCAGTGAGCCACCACACGGCAGAGTCCAGGCGCGTTTCCCCATCTCCAAACCCTCCCTCCTTTCATAATTCTTTACGAATTCTGGTAATTCTCAGTTAGTTGTACTGTTTAAGGACCCTTATTCACCGCCCACAACAGTCCCTGTTCCCAAACTCAAATCCATTAGATATTCCTCCAACCCTTCTACACCGTTGTGAACGTCTTTACAAATTATCTAGAACAGTTTCTTGAAAACTTGGTTTGAGTCAGAAAAATAGACGAAAATGTTTCTTAAATAACAAGGGACCACTTTATTTAGGTTCCACACCATGTCTTATACTGCTTGAATCCAGTTCATCATATACACAAATACTTTGGTTAGGCACTTGGGAAGCAGTCATCTCTCTAAACAGCAGGCAGAGAAATCCAGACACAGCCAGATGCACTTGGGCTCATGTACCTTTATAAATGTTAGCTATAGAAAAATCACagcataatgaaagcatagtaaaacgTAGAATTAAACTggagtaaactatggtaaatgcacagaatAACGATGGGGCAAACTACAGAATGACTGCACATTGGTAAACTTTTATGGGGGACACGAAGTAAGGATTGGCAAAATGATAAGATTTACTACTCCCCTACAATAACCGTGTCATCTATTACTGCGTCAGAGTTGTTATTTGGATAATTCTctggcagaatttttttttatttttatgttttatttgaccTAATCAAGCAATGCTGTTAGTTTGGATTAACTTTCCaggcatttaaaatgaaagaatgttAAGTATGTCCTACATCTAATTCAGTAACAACTTCCATAATGTTTCAGTGATGTTTTCTTTGAGCAATGCACTGTGAAAGGTTTTGGAGTTTGATTTTTCTAAAgaaattaaacacaacaaaaatgaaGTTTAATTAGCAGTACAATTGTGTGTACAGATAACAGGAGGAGCGCTTTTTCAATTAATGCGttcaacaaaaatgttaattgattACTTATTAGTCTGAATAGTTATTGCAGTGAAGACCCAATCTCCTTTCCCAATTTTCTTTACATATTACATTAAAAACCCATTTGGTTCCAAAGGGGAGTAGAAAATCCTACCCCACTTAGTTTGTTCTGGGATTCATCAGCACCACACTGAAAGTTTAAGAATTCAGAAGCGATTTATAGGCTTTCTGCATCACAGGTTTGCTAGTTCTCCACAGTACTGAAGGTGTTGCACTTTCTGTACAGTGCATTGAAGAATGTGCCAAAGCAATACATCAGGTTTAATGGCTAAGGCCACAGACACACAGTGGAACCaaaatgattacactgtgtaacaaaaaaaataaaaaaatttgttcctgggtagtaagtgttatttcctaattgcttatgcctcaaaagtatagaacatgactattatttcccacaaactttgcttttgtgaccaggacagtgatatttccaaatatcactatttccaatgggaacataggcaaatgtgtgtcttttcgttcacataaagtcagaaaaaaacaacatatgaatccaaattaacatgtatttatactaaagtaatacaaagatggctacaaaagatttagaagtgagtagtttttcgagatttacgattatactgtatttacagtataatcgtaaaatagtatttacagtataattgtaaatctcgaaaaactactcacttctaaatcttttgtagtcatctttgtattactttagtataaatacatgttaatttggattcatatgttgtttttttctgactttatgtgaacgaaaagacacacatttgcctatgttcccattggaaatagtgatattttgaaatatcactgtcctggtcacaaaagcaaagtttgtggggaataatagccattttctacacttttgaggcataaccaattaggaaataacacttactacccaggaacaaaaattgtgtacaTAGTGTTACCCACTTATTACAAAACTACTGTTTTAAGCCAGTGTtgtaaccaaggttttaaaacccatttcCCTACCCTTA
This window harbors:
- the mfsd11 gene encoding UNC93-like protein MFSD11 — its product is MSPEGKRLLNIIILGFAFMFMFTAFQTCGNVEQTVIKSFNSSRFHGSGYTSMSIIYGVFSASNLIAPSVVAVIGPQISMFVCGLFYSAYIAVFIYPLTWSFYTASVLVGIAAAVLWTAQGNVLTINSTDTTIGRNSGIFWALLQFSLFFGNLYIYFAWHGKAHISEWDTRRVFISLTVISLVGSFLFFLIRRPELESVAPEGTEALLQADLGDSSSGSTTPLAQGRSAQALDAFKKAVQLSGTKEMLLLSISIAYTGLELTFYSGVYGTCIGAMNQFGDDAKSLIGLSGIFIGVGEILGGGVFGMLNTCSRFGRNPVVLLGLLTHFVAFFLIFLNIADDAPIAPEQGTDLQAFMFPSVEVALLCSFLLGLGDSCFNTQLLSIVGFMFPQDSAPAFAVFKFIQSISAAVAFFYSNYLLLHWQLLIMVLTGFLGTLAFFAAERVVTAKRHDSDYDSI